In one window of Streptomyces sp. NBC_00193 DNA:
- a CDS encoding OsmC family protein — protein MTADSLRSVTVERTGPNMFTATNSRGETITFGTGSGGGFTPVELFLAAIGGCSAADVDVATTRHAEPTEFSVAVQGHKAEDAGGNLMTDLQVAFTVRFPGGEGGDRAAAILPRAVKTSHDKLCTVSRTVEAGTPVTVRVVDTD, from the coding sequence ATGACTGCTGACTCCCTGCGCTCCGTCACCGTCGAGCGAACCGGTCCGAACATGTTCACCGCGACCAACTCCCGCGGTGAAACGATCACCTTCGGCACCGGATCCGGCGGGGGCTTCACCCCCGTCGAGCTCTTCCTCGCCGCGATCGGCGGCTGCTCCGCGGCCGACGTGGACGTCGCCACCACACGGCACGCCGAACCCACCGAGTTCTCCGTCGCCGTCCAAGGGCACAAGGCCGAGGACGCCGGCGGCAACCTCATGACCGACCTCCAGGTGGCCTTCACCGTCCGCTTCCCCGGAGGCGAGGGCGGAGACCGGGCCGCAGCGATCCTGCCGCGCGCCGTCAAGACCTCCCACGACAAGCTCTGCACGGTCAGCCGCACGGTGGAGGCCGGAACCCCGGTCACCGTAAGAGTCGTCGACACGGACTGA
- a CDS encoding DUF1330 domain-containing protein → MAKGYWVSVYPAIADPERLTAYNELAGPAVQAAGGRLLAGGGRVVAHEAGITQRVVLVEFDSFEQAVAAYESEAYQKALVALPDGVERDFRIIEGTD, encoded by the coding sequence ATGGCCAAGGGCTACTGGGTCAGTGTCTACCCCGCCATTGCCGACCCTGAGAGGCTGACCGCCTACAACGAGCTGGCCGGTCCGGCCGTCCAGGCCGCGGGCGGGCGCCTCCTGGCCGGTGGCGGTCGAGTCGTCGCCCACGAGGCCGGAATCACGCAACGCGTCGTCCTGGTCGAGTTCGACAGCTTTGAACAGGCCGTCGCGGCATACGAGAGCGAGGCATACCAGAAGGCGCTGGTGGCCCTCCCCGACGGCGTCGAGCGCGACTTCCGCATCATCGAAGGCACCGACTGA
- a CDS encoding LysR family transcriptional regulator, with product MAPDTVSLRYFLVLAQELNFTRAAARIGIAQPALSARMRRLETELGTALLVRSTRSVVLTTAGAALAESAPPALAALDRAWDTARSAAAGELGTLRIGYSLSAGAETAPALVDRLIRGNSGLEVDAVPMATPEISPAVADGRIDAGITRGEQPGRDVRRYLLRRARIGVQLAEHHPLAGHAEIEIADAAAYPLRLPHRAANPVIHDQLSALFRDTRPHPRFHTPAISFDMSQRDLRDGATLAPAGEAAATVQPAGLTWRPLRGAPSLTIHLVLPLEQSPLHRRIRAVAKTLAYELHWLPD from the coding sequence GTGGCGCCGGATACGGTGAGCCTGCGGTACTTCCTGGTGCTGGCGCAGGAGTTGAACTTCACTCGCGCGGCCGCACGGATCGGTATCGCACAGCCGGCACTCAGCGCCCGGATGCGCCGATTGGAGACGGAACTCGGTACGGCCCTGCTGGTCCGCAGCACGCGTAGCGTCGTATTGACCACGGCCGGTGCGGCTTTGGCGGAATCCGCGCCGCCCGCGCTGGCGGCTCTGGACCGGGCATGGGACACCGCCCGGAGCGCGGCGGCCGGTGAACTGGGCACGCTGCGCATCGGATACAGCCTCAGCGCCGGGGCCGAAACGGCACCGGCCCTGGTGGACAGGCTGATTCGCGGCAACAGCGGACTCGAGGTCGACGCGGTCCCGATGGCGACACCGGAGATCTCCCCCGCGGTCGCCGACGGCCGCATCGATGCCGGGATCACCCGCGGTGAACAGCCGGGCCGTGACGTGCGGCGGTACCTGCTGCGGCGTGCGCGCATCGGGGTCCAGCTGGCGGAGCACCACCCGCTGGCCGGGCACGCGGAGATCGAGATCGCCGACGCGGCCGCGTATCCGCTGCGGCTCCCGCATCGCGCGGCCAATCCCGTGATCCACGATCAGCTGTCCGCACTGTTCCGAGACACCCGGCCACACCCCCGCTTCCACACGCCTGCGATCTCCTTCGACATGTCTCAGCGCGACCTGCGCGACGGGGCCACCCTCGCCCCGGCCGGAGAAGCCGCGGCGACGGTACAACCGGCCGGTCTCACCTGGCGACCGCTGCGGGGCGCGCCGAGCCTGACGATCCACCTGGTCCTCCCACTCGAGCAGTCGCCGCTCCACCGCCGCATCCGCGCCGTCGCCAAAACCCTGGCCTACGAGCTGCACTGGCTGCCGGACTGA
- a CDS encoding snapalysin family zinc-dependent metalloprotease: MSLRTWLKIGTSAAAMVLAAATAATAAPTAIPEASAAVVTLRYDDSRAAGWEAAITAGVAAWNANVSNVRLVEAAPGVRAEIVIVATTGWPQATLGPVRPGRQVRVELGAQAVSQGYDKTRIAAHELGHSLGLPDTKPGPCSQLMSGSSAGTACTNAVPNATERSRVQSAYANGLAATVPTDGRVLIDAP, encoded by the coding sequence ATGTCTCTGCGCACCTGGCTGAAGATCGGCACCTCCGCCGCCGCAATGGTTCTCGCGGCGGCAACCGCCGCGACCGCGGCACCCACGGCCATACCGGAAGCCTCCGCAGCGGTGGTGACGCTCCGATACGACGACAGCCGGGCCGCCGGCTGGGAAGCGGCCATCACGGCCGGCGTCGCTGCCTGGAACGCGAACGTCAGCAACGTTCGGCTGGTGGAGGCCGCGCCCGGGGTCCGGGCCGAGATCGTCATCGTGGCCACCACCGGCTGGCCGCAGGCCACCCTCGGTCCGGTCCGTCCCGGACGACAGGTCCGAGTCGAACTCGGAGCGCAGGCCGTGAGCCAGGGGTACGACAAGACGCGCATCGCAGCGCACGAGTTGGGCCACAGCCTGGGCCTCCCGGACACCAAGCCGGGGCCGTGCTCGCAGTTGATGTCCGGGTCCAGTGCCGGGACGGCCTGCACCAACGCCGTGCCCAACGCGACCGAGCGGTCCCGCGTGCAGAGCGCGTACGCGAACGGCCTCGCGGCGACGGTGCCGACCGACGGCCGGGTACTCATCGACGCCCCCTGA
- a CDS encoding response regulator transcription factor, with protein sequence MGTGSDTRHETGSGPDRGPAGRSGRFGRIARSPIGWLLTGVAGVGLVSGLTATGPGPVPVLGAAAAVAVYWWVMHRVAGRPTPEIARRGSVRDALLGGGIGLGFILVPVLLLTACGGYSFSWAGRGFIPVLWTAVMVLVGGIRTVARGDALLAPAVTRHLIGHFAEHLRPAHAERDSVAETLTPRELEVFQQVARGLSNAEIAAALFITPETVKTYVSRILAKLGLRDRVQAVVLAHRIGLMTHP encoded by the coding sequence ATGGGCACGGGGTCCGACACGCGGCACGAGACCGGCTCCGGCCCGGACCGCGGACCGGCCGGCCGCAGCGGACGGTTCGGCCGGATCGCGCGTTCTCCGATCGGCTGGCTGCTGACGGGCGTGGCCGGCGTCGGCCTGGTCTCGGGCCTGACGGCCACCGGACCCGGCCCGGTCCCGGTGCTCGGAGCGGCCGCGGCCGTTGCCGTGTACTGGTGGGTGATGCACCGTGTCGCCGGGCGTCCCACACCGGAGATCGCCCGGAGGGGATCCGTCCGGGATGCGCTGCTCGGTGGCGGGATCGGCCTGGGCTTCATCCTCGTCCCCGTCCTCCTGCTCACCGCGTGCGGAGGCTACTCCTTCTCCTGGGCCGGCCGCGGTTTCATCCCGGTTCTGTGGACCGCCGTGATGGTGCTCGTCGGTGGTATCAGGACGGTGGCCCGCGGCGACGCACTGCTCGCTCCGGCCGTCACACGGCACCTCATCGGCCACTTCGCCGAACACCTCCGGCCCGCGCACGCCGAACGCGACTCGGTCGCCGAGACCCTGACCCCCCGTGAGCTGGAAGTGTTCCAGCAGGTGGCCCGAGGTCTTTCGAACGCCGAGATCGCCGCAGCACTCTTCATCACCCCCGAGACCGTCAAGACCTATGTCTCCCGCATCCTGGCCAAACTCGGCCTGCGCGACCGCGTCCAAGCCGTGGTCCTCGCCCACCGCATCGGCCTCATGACCCACCCGTAG
- a CDS encoding MFS transporter, with the protein MFATVVAAVFMSNLDLFIVNVALPAIGRSFGGSDLGSLSWVLNGYAIVFAALLVVAGRVADGSGHKPVFLTGLAVFTLASIGCALAPDVGTLVAARLVQAAGAALLMPTSLALLLDTTAPEKRAGAVRAWASIGGIAAGLGPVAGGLLAEAGWRWVFIVNVPVGIAAFALGVKVLPTPPRAGAEKGPLPDLFGAALLTGSIAVLALALVKAPDWGWTNAATLGALAAAVLLAIWFVLRSARHPVPIVELPLLRVPAFASAAAALTLFTVAFAGMLLGAVLWCQGVRGYSALRTGLAIAPGPLLVPPVALRIGPAVARFGAGRIALAGTVLFAAGILWWAATLDTGSAYATSLLPGMMLTGLGVGMTLPVLTGASAAALPPARFATGSAITSMGRQIGAVLGVAILVGILGTPTPADTVAAFQHGGYAVAAASLLAACATIPLIRKPQPPAAKLAQPARAATVGDA; encoded by the coding sequence GTGTTCGCGACGGTCGTGGCCGCGGTCTTCATGTCGAACCTCGACCTCTTCATCGTCAACGTGGCCCTCCCGGCGATCGGCCGCTCGTTCGGCGGCAGTGACCTCGGCTCCCTCTCCTGGGTCCTCAACGGCTACGCGATCGTCTTCGCCGCGCTCCTCGTAGTTGCCGGCCGCGTCGCCGACGGCTCCGGCCACAAGCCGGTCTTCCTGACCGGATTGGCGGTGTTCACCCTCGCCTCGATCGGCTGTGCACTCGCTCCCGACGTAGGGACGCTGGTCGCGGCACGGCTCGTACAGGCCGCGGGCGCCGCACTGCTGATGCCGACGTCGCTCGCGCTGCTGCTCGACACGACGGCGCCCGAGAAGCGCGCCGGGGCGGTGCGGGCCTGGGCATCGATCGGCGGGATCGCCGCCGGACTCGGGCCGGTGGCCGGGGGGCTGCTGGCCGAGGCCGGATGGCGCTGGGTGTTCATCGTCAACGTGCCCGTGGGGATCGCGGCGTTCGCGCTAGGCGTCAAGGTGCTGCCTACTCCGCCACGTGCCGGGGCGGAGAAGGGTCCGCTGCCCGACCTGTTCGGTGCCGCCCTTCTCACCGGATCGATCGCAGTGCTCGCGCTCGCCCTGGTCAAGGCTCCCGACTGGGGTTGGACGAACGCCGCCACCCTGGGCGCCCTGGCTGCCGCCGTGCTCCTCGCCATCTGGTTCGTCCTACGATCGGCCCGCCACCCCGTGCCGATCGTCGAACTGCCGCTGCTGCGGGTTCCGGCGTTCGCATCCGCCGCGGCAGCCCTGACGCTGTTCACCGTCGCGTTCGCCGGAATGCTGCTCGGCGCGGTGCTGTGGTGCCAGGGCGTACGGGGCTACTCGGCGCTGCGCACCGGCCTCGCCATCGCGCCGGGACCCTTGCTGGTACCGCCGGTCGCGTTGCGCATCGGGCCCGCCGTCGCCAGATTCGGTGCCGGCCGCATCGCGCTGGCGGGGACCGTCCTGTTCGCGGCCGGCATCCTGTGGTGGGCCGCGACGCTCGACACCGGCTCGGCCTACGCCACCTCGCTCCTGCCAGGCATGATGCTGACCGGCCTCGGCGTCGGCATGACGCTGCCGGTCCTGACCGGGGCATCGGCGGCAGCACTGCCGCCGGCCCGCTTCGCCACCGGCTCGGCCATCACCTCGATGGGCCGCCAGATCGGCGCGGTCCTCGGCGTCGCGATTCTGGTCGGCATCCTCGGCACCCCGACCCCCGCGGACACCGTCGCCGCGTTCCAGCACGGTGGGTACGCGGTCGCCGCGGCGTCCCTGCTCGCCGCGTGCGCGACGATCCCGCTCATCCGCAAGCCGCAACCGCCCGCCGCCAAGCTCGCACAGCCCGCGAGGGCCGCGACGGTCGGCGACGCCTGA
- a CDS encoding VOC family protein has product MFEGSGKPFSGFSVDDIDKAREFYGQVLGMRVTEDEGLLFLHLADDTAVLVYPKDNHEPASFTVLNFPVSDVERAVDELTAAGVRMERYPDFTADEKGIVREEGGPVIAWFKDPAGNVLSVLEPM; this is encoded by the coding sequence ATGTTCGAAGGCAGCGGCAAGCCGTTCAGCGGGTTCTCGGTCGATGACATCGACAAGGCCAGGGAGTTCTACGGGCAGGTACTGGGCATGCGCGTCACGGAGGACGAGGGCCTGCTCTTCCTCCACCTCGCCGACGACACCGCGGTGCTGGTGTACCCGAAGGACAACCACGAGCCCGCGAGCTTCACGGTCCTCAACTTTCCGGTGTCCGACGTCGAGCGGGCGGTCGACGAGCTCACGGCGGCCGGGGTCCGCATGGAGCGCTACCCCGACTTCACGGCGGATGAGAAGGGCATCGTGCGCGAGGAGGGCGGCCCGGTCATCGCCTGGTTCAAGGACCCGGCCGGCAACGTCCTCTCGGTGCTCGAACCCATGTGA
- a CDS encoding ABC transporter substrate-binding protein yields MRMKRRALRASGAGCLAVVLLAGCGAGSDPGAGKVVLRIVAADYGDSPANSSEPYWKALAYTFEQAHPGVRVEVSVLSWNDVDAKVAEMVRAGHAPDIAQIGAYADYAAAGKLYAADELLSVRTEADLLAPLAEAGRVRGYQYGLPFVASTRLMFYNTKLLEEAGVIAKGAPWQPKSWADLTAAAKKLKSDGVRTPIALPLGPEEAQAESMQWMLAGGGGITNDSESYAIDSSANVRTFEFLRDNLVGAGLTGPDEPGKLDRQKAFDAFTRGEVGILNGHPTLVNQAAAKGVKLGMVALPTADGSEPQAMGVADWVMAFKNGHPKEAGTFLDYLYEEKNVTAFTSKYGLLPVTTTGYQRMLGSEDPGTAPLKVFLHALPSSRLYPVGKKSWAGVNADFKKNIGEAVRPGGRPAKVLGDIAQAARKADG; encoded by the coding sequence ATGAGGATGAAGCGTCGTGCGTTGCGGGCGTCCGGGGCCGGCTGCCTGGCGGTGGTGCTGCTGGCCGGCTGCGGAGCGGGGTCGGATCCGGGAGCCGGGAAGGTGGTGCTGCGGATCGTGGCCGCCGACTACGGTGACAGCCCGGCCAACTCCTCCGAGCCGTACTGGAAGGCCCTCGCGTACACCTTCGAGCAGGCGCATCCCGGCGTACGGGTGGAGGTGAGCGTCCTGTCCTGGAACGACGTGGACGCGAAGGTCGCCGAGATGGTCCGGGCCGGCCACGCGCCCGACATCGCGCAGATAGGCGCCTACGCCGACTACGCGGCCGCCGGGAAGCTGTACGCAGCCGACGAGCTCCTCTCGGTGCGCACCGAGGCCGATCTGCTCGCGCCGCTCGCCGAAGCCGGCAGGGTCCGCGGCTATCAGTACGGTCTGCCGTTCGTGGCCTCGACCCGGCTGATGTTCTACAACACGAAGCTCCTGGAGGAGGCGGGCGTCATCGCCAAAGGCGCGCCGTGGCAGCCCAAGAGCTGGGCCGACCTGACGGCGGCGGCGAAGAAGCTCAAGAGCGACGGGGTGCGTACGCCGATCGCGCTGCCCCTGGGGCCGGAGGAGGCACAGGCCGAGTCGATGCAGTGGATGCTCGCCGGCGGCGGCGGCATCACGAACGACTCCGAGAGCTACGCCATCGACTCGTCCGCGAACGTGAGGACGTTCGAGTTCCTCCGGGACAACCTGGTCGGCGCCGGGCTGACCGGCCCGGACGAACCGGGAAAGCTCGACCGCCAGAAGGCCTTCGACGCCTTCACGCGCGGAGAGGTCGGTATACTCAACGGCCACCCCACGCTCGTGAACCAGGCGGCCGCGAAGGGCGTCAAGCTCGGGATGGTCGCGCTGCCCACGGCGGACGGCTCGGAGCCGCAGGCGATGGGCGTCGCCGACTGGGTCATGGCCTTCAAGAACGGGCACCCGAAGGAAGCCGGAACGTTCCTCGACTACCTGTACGAGGAGAAGAACGTCACCGCCTTCACCTCGAAGTACGGGCTGCTGCCGGTGACGACGACCGGCTATCAGCGGATGCTCGGCTCCGAAGATCCCGGGACCGCACCGCTCAAGGTGTTCCTGCACGCCCTGCCGTCCTCGCGTCTCTACCCCGTGGGCAAGAAGTCCTGGGCCGGAGTGAACGCCGACTTCAAGAAGAACATCGGCGAAGCCGTTCGGCCGGGCGGTCGGCCGGCGAAGGTGCTCGGAGACATCGCCCAGGCCGCCCGGAAGGCGGACGGCTAG
- a CDS encoding helix-turn-helix domain-containing protein: MVRNTGAPRDRLAARLRALEEVGVVERRAYSERPLRFEYHLTEAGRDLAPVMRALLAWGDRWAVDAPPVAFRHRGGPGSEHDTEHDLDLTSTCRTCGEEVGAAGLTIDVRAPGWDRAGPIEGA; this comes from the coding sequence ATCGTCCGCAACACCGGCGCTCCGCGCGACCGCCTCGCCGCCAGACTCCGCGCTCTGGAGGAGGTGGGCGTGGTCGAGCGCCGCGCCTACAGCGAGCGCCCCTTGCGCTTCGAGTACCACCTCACGGAGGCCGGGCGCGATCTGGCACCGGTGATGCGCGCGCTTCTGGCCTGGGGTGATCGTTGGGCGGTGGACGCTCCGCCGGTCGCCTTCCGGCATCGCGGTGGGCCCGGCTCCGAGCACGACACCGAGCACGACCTCGATCTGACGTCGACGTGCCGGACCTGCGGTGAGGAGGTCGGGGCGGCGGGTCTCACGATCGACGTGCGCGCGCCTGGATGGGATCGGGCCGGGCCGATCGAAGGCGCCTGA